A window of Dickeya zeae NCPPB 2538 contains these coding sequences:
- a CDS encoding acyl carrier protein produces the protein MDAQKDVLAVVLGIINGIKNTGFTPDVVELDAFIGGELGVDSVEMLESWYEIEKRLNIKVNDGDKRGIYTLGDLVSTIEAHLPEDALKS, from the coding sequence ATGGACGCTCAGAAAGACGTTCTCGCGGTGGTGCTCGGCATCATTAATGGCATCAAAAACACCGGGTTTACACCCGATGTGGTGGAGCTGGATGCCTTTATTGGCGGTGAGCTCGGGGTGGATTCGGTTGAGATGTTGGAGTCGTGGTACGAGATAGAAAAGCGGCTCAACATCAAGGTCAATGACGGCGATAAGCGCGGTATTTACACGCTCGGCGACCTGGTCAGCACGATTGAAGCTCATCTACCGGAAGACGCGCTCAAGTCTTGA
- a CDS encoding NAD-dependent epimerase/dehydratase family protein, with translation MKILITGANGFVGLNVVKALLAANHQVTAYVRASSNVSFLEPFGVTLVRGELHDGQRLRAAMEGHDGVIHTAGNTSSNPRDWPLLAAVNVEGTRAVIDAALACAIPRLVYTSTSSTIGAHNDPAAQATEDTALSGFRAKNPYAQSKLQAEELVYRACDRGLSAVILNPAEVLGEYDYSMQWGRMVLAVAYNQLPFLPPGGASFCGAGDVGEAHVSALTNGKVGERYLIAGANTRYSELINTIEAVVPCKADRPQTPYSSVYLKTWLQEKLPWLVRGEPVVDAYRLRVFGGVYYFSSAKAERELGYRPSPLSQMVDECVSWYRVNGFIAS, from the coding sequence ATGAAAATACTGATCACCGGAGCAAACGGATTTGTCGGGCTCAACGTGGTAAAAGCGCTGCTGGCGGCCAACCATCAGGTCACAGCGTATGTGCGCGCGTCTTCCAATGTGAGCTTTCTGGAGCCTTTCGGCGTCACCCTGGTGCGTGGCGAATTGCATGACGGTCAGCGCCTGCGCGCTGCGATGGAAGGGCATGATGGGGTTATCCATACGGCGGGCAATACCAGCAGTAATCCACGCGACTGGCCGCTGCTGGCGGCGGTGAATGTGGAAGGCACGCGCGCCGTGATTGACGCGGCGCTGGCCTGCGCGATACCTCGTCTGGTTTATACCAGTACCAGCTCGACGATAGGGGCGCATAACGATCCTGCGGCACAAGCCACCGAAGACACTGCGCTGTCGGGTTTTCGTGCCAAAAACCCCTATGCCCAAAGCAAATTGCAGGCAGAAGAGCTGGTGTATCGCGCCTGCGATCGCGGCTTGTCCGCCGTCATCCTTAATCCGGCAGAGGTGCTGGGTGAGTATGACTATTCCATGCAGTGGGGGCGTATGGTGCTGGCGGTTGCCTATAACCAGTTACCGTTCCTGCCTCCCGGCGGTGCCAGCTTTTGCGGCGCAGGCGATGTTGGCGAGGCGCACGTCAGCGCCTTAACCAACGGTAAGGTTGGCGAGCGCTATCTGATTGCCGGGGCCAATACGCGCTATAGCGAACTGATTAACACGATTGAAGCGGTCGTGCCCTGTAAAGCCGACCGGCCTCAAACCCCTTATTCATCTGTCTATCTGAAAACGTGGCTTCAGGAAAAACTGCCTTGGCTGGTACGCGGCGAACCGGTGGTGGATGCCTACCGCCTGCGTGTTTTCGGTGGCGTTTATTACTTTAGCAGTGCAAAAGCGGAGCGTGAGTTGGGCTATCGGCCCTCTCCCTTAAGCCAGATGGTGGATGAGTGTGTGTCCTGGTATCGGGTCAACGGCTTTATTGCGTCTTAG
- a CDS encoding aminotransferase class I/II-fold pyridoxal phosphate-dependent enzyme, with protein MDFHDLIELERKPFKERVKLRYGTYLKELEKGFMFSRQGMGPVDAQMQYKDLYSDDFRSVLVFGSNSYLGLANHPYVKSKVMEAVEKYGIGTGGSPAFSGYTKQHRDLELRLAALAGHEDAVLLPSGYMANLCWVNGLMNRNDIIIYDQNSHASVINAVKMTNVPFFTFDPERLDDFEAMLPKIRARSKPNTQIFSTVEGVRSTDGSIIDLKRYIDICRKHDIIIILDDAHGLGTMGPTGKGTLEHLDLLGQVDLRMSTCSKSLGAQGAFISGSREHIFMLRNFSYPYLFTSGLAQPTIAAISAALDVMEREPERIARLHDNVRYMQDQLEAKGFNILRGESGIIPIFFSKLSVVGNINRRIFERGVFANIMEYPMVPPDKERLRISVMSTHTREEIDQVVEIITEVAREFDAL; from the coding sequence ATGGATTTTCATGATCTGATCGAACTTGAACGTAAGCCCTTCAAAGAGCGTGTAAAATTACGCTATGGCACCTATTTAAAAGAACTCGAAAAAGGGTTTATGTTCAGCCGCCAGGGGATGGGGCCTGTCGATGCACAGATGCAATACAAAGATCTGTACAGCGATGACTTCAGAAGCGTTCTGGTGTTTGGCTCGAATAGCTACCTGGGGCTGGCGAATCACCCTTACGTCAAAAGTAAGGTGATGGAAGCCGTAGAAAAATACGGCATTGGCACCGGTGGATCACCGGCGTTTTCCGGTTACACCAAGCAGCATCGTGATCTGGAGTTGCGTCTGGCGGCGTTAGCGGGCCACGAAGATGCGGTGCTGCTGCCAAGCGGTTATATGGCGAACCTGTGCTGGGTGAATGGGCTGATGAACCGTAACGATATCATCATCTATGACCAGAACAGCCACGCCAGCGTTATCAACGCGGTCAAAATGACTAACGTGCCGTTCTTTACCTTCGACCCGGAACGTCTGGATGACTTTGAAGCGATGCTGCCTAAAATTCGGGCACGCTCCAAACCGAATACCCAGATTTTCTCCACCGTGGAAGGTGTGCGTTCTACCGACGGTTCGATCATCGACCTGAAGCGTTACATCGATATCTGCCGCAAGCATGACATCATCATCATTCTCGATGACGCGCATGGCCTGGGCACCATGGGGCCGACCGGTAAAGGCACGCTTGAGCATCTGGATTTGTTGGGTCAGGTTGACTTGCGTATGTCCACCTGTAGCAAATCGTTGGGCGCGCAAGGGGCGTTTATTTCCGGTAGCCGCGAGCACATCTTTATGCTGCGCAACTTCTCTTACCCCTACTTGTTCACCTCTGGGTTAGCTCAGCCGACGATTGCGGCGATTTCCGCAGCGCTGGATGTGATGGAGCGTGAGCCTGAGCGTATCGCCCGTCTGCACGACAATGTGCGTTACATGCAAGACCAACTGGAAGCGAAGGGGTTCAACATCCTGCGCGGCGAGTCGGGCATTATTCCCATTTTCTTTAGCAAGCTCTCTGTGGTGGGCAACATCAATCGCCGCATTTTCGAGCGCGGCGTGTTTGCCAACATCATGGAATACCCCATGGTTCCCCCCGATAAAGAACGTCTGCGTATCTCGGTCATGTCGACCCACACCCGTGAAGAGATCGATCAGGTCGTTGAGATTATCACTGAGGTTGCGCGCGAGTTTGACGCGCTCTAA